A window of Acidobacteriota bacterium contains these coding sequences:
- the infC gene encoding translation initiation factor IF-3, whose product MRGRKRLFREPPPDAEHRVNERIRFTPVRVVDADGEQIGVVETDEARRIASERRLDLVEIAPNARPPVCKIMDYGKFIFERDKKAKESKRRQHRIETKEVKFRPNIGDHDFETKLRRAKSFLNSGYHVKLTIMFRMRELRRPENGYDLLHRAVGELAEVAAIESPPPKKLNGRDLSMVLRPVG is encoded by the coding sequence ATCAGAGGTCGAAAGAGGTTATTTAGAGAGCCACCCCCGGACGCGGAACATCGCGTCAACGAAAGAATTCGTTTCACACCAGTCCGGGTCGTCGATGCCGATGGCGAGCAGATCGGCGTTGTCGAAACCGACGAAGCCAGAAGAATTGCGAGCGAGCGGCGCCTCGATTTGGTCGAAATCGCGCCCAACGCCCGTCCTCCAGTGTGCAAGATCATGGACTACGGCAAGTTCATCTTCGAGCGGGACAAAAAGGCCAAAGAGTCCAAACGCCGCCAGCATCGAATCGAGACCAAGGAGGTCAAGTTCCGACCCAACATAGGGGACCATGATTTTGAAACGAAGCTTCGTCGAGCCAAGAGTTTTCTGAATTCCGGCTACCACGTCAAGCTCACCATCATGTTCCGCATGCGAGAGCTCCGTCGCCCCGAAAATGGTTACGATCTGTTGCACAGAGCCGTCGGAGAATTGGCCGAGGTCGCAGCCATCGAGAGTCCCCCTCCGAAAAAGCTCAATGGTCGAGACCTTTCGATGGTCCTCCGCCCGGTCGGTTGA